In one Halorhodospira halophila genomic region, the following are encoded:
- a CDS encoding porin, producing the protein MKKQLITLATATAMAAPVAVLADSHDDGMGWFDLYGRVHLSLDHEGYDDANGDSGSLQVHDRRSRLGIQGENELDNGVTAFYQYEIQMNLDSFEDLDNLLNDGDAKRDTFVGLRSDELGQLRVGRLGILNSIAYGPGNYFATQAGDPANILSAATPLPARYGFADDNWDEEQSNPAIEYTTPSFGSVSARAILMPSHVDIPGDQEHNWMVMVDYAEGPLSLQGTVAEWYAVDDPDDSAMVFVAQGNYDLGGVNVGGGALTVSSDDDDADNSAVWLGGNMPVTERGTAKAQLSYLSGDRSDSDASIFAVGYDFALAERTTLYANAVFIDNDDEQAIVPHGYASTAPSTAIEDEPSIEPGDSGTVVSGGVIYNF; encoded by the coding sequence ATGAAGAAGCAACTCATCACTCTGGCGACGGCCACCGCCATGGCCGCCCCGGTGGCCGTCCTTGCCGACAGCCACGACGACGGCATGGGCTGGTTCGACCTGTACGGTCGCGTCCACCTCTCCCTTGACCATGAGGGATACGATGACGCAAACGGCGACAGTGGCAGTCTGCAGGTGCACGACCGTCGTTCCCGACTGGGTATCCAGGGCGAGAATGAGCTGGACAACGGCGTCACTGCTTTCTATCAGTACGAGATCCAGATGAACCTCGACAGCTTCGAGGATCTGGATAACCTCCTGAATGATGGGGATGCCAAGCGAGATACCTTCGTCGGCCTACGCTCTGACGAGCTCGGCCAACTGCGTGTGGGCCGTCTCGGCATCCTCAACAGCATCGCTTACGGCCCCGGCAACTACTTCGCCACGCAGGCAGGGGACCCGGCCAATATTCTCAGCGCGGCAACCCCGCTGCCGGCTCGGTACGGGTTCGCCGATGATAACTGGGACGAGGAACAGTCAAACCCGGCCATCGAATACACCACCCCGAGCTTCGGGTCGGTGTCGGCGCGCGCCATCCTGATGCCCTCGCATGTGGACATCCCCGGGGATCAGGAGCACAACTGGATGGTGATGGTGGACTACGCGGAGGGCCCGCTCTCGCTGCAGGGCACCGTCGCCGAGTGGTACGCAGTGGACGATCCGGACGACAGCGCCATGGTGTTCGTGGCCCAGGGCAACTACGACCTGGGCGGCGTGAATGTCGGCGGCGGCGCGCTGACGGTCAGCAGCGACGACGATGACGCCGACAACAGCGCCGTCTGGTTGGGCGGCAACATGCCGGTCACCGAACGCGGCACTGCCAAGGCCCAGCTCTCGTACCTGAGCGGGGATCGCAGCGACTCCGACGCGAGCATCTTCGCGGTAGGCTACGACTTCGCGCTGGCTGAGCGCACCACGCTCTACGCCAACGCTGTCTTTATCGACAATGACGATGAACAAGCCATTGTGCCGCACGGCTACGCTTCTACGGCACCGAGCACTGCCATCGAAGACGAGCCGAGCATCGAGCCCGGCGATAGTGGCACGGTGGTGTCCGGAGGCGTGATTTACAACTTCTAA
- a CDS encoding LPP20 family lipoprotein — protein sequence MPLNRFPALLAASALAATLIGCGTTPDEPPETEPEAEERLGLPGWYVQRETPEESMVVYGFGVSQAEPDYPDQMRRQARTNAAAEIAEQLTQTIQALNSEYFDRQDLGRDEEGARTRQQLQQSTEQWIDQTLVGVQVKRTDVTEDGRWVVMSQYDLEQDFDAYFRAIGAEDDDGLRSDLRGAAENHLDRLRERVNQ from the coding sequence ATGCCCCTGAACCGTTTCCCCGCCCTGCTGGCGGCCAGCGCCTTGGCCGCGACCCTGATCGGTTGCGGCACCACCCCCGACGAGCCGCCCGAGACCGAGCCCGAGGCCGAGGAGCGCCTGGGGCTGCCCGGCTGGTACGTGCAGCGCGAGACGCCGGAGGAGTCCATGGTGGTCTACGGCTTCGGCGTCTCCCAGGCCGAGCCGGACTATCCGGATCAGATGCGCCGCCAGGCGCGCACCAACGCCGCCGCCGAGATCGCCGAGCAGCTGACCCAGACCATCCAGGCGCTCAACAGCGAATACTTCGACCGTCAGGACCTGGGCCGTGACGAGGAGGGCGCGCGCACCCGGCAGCAGCTGCAGCAGAGCACCGAGCAGTGGATCGACCAGACCCTGGTCGGCGTGCAGGTCAAACGCACCGACGTCACCGAGGACGGCCGCTGGGTGGTGATGTCGCAGTACGATCTGGAGCAGGACTTCGACGCCTACTTCCGCGCCATCGGAGCCGAGGACGACGATGGGCTGCGTTCGGATCTGCGCGGCGCCGCCGAGAACCACCTGGACCGGCTGCGCGAGCGGGTCAACCAGTAG
- the rho gene encoding transcription termination factor Rho, translated as MNLTELKRKPATELLEIAQSMGIEGTARSRKQDIIFAILKAHAKNGDSIYGDGVLEILQDGFGFLRSADASYMAGPDDIYVSPSQIRRFALRTGDTITGKIRPPKDGERYFALLKVDQINFEPPEAAKNKVLFENLTPLFTRDRMRMERGNGSTEDLTARVIDLVAPIGKGQRGLIVSPPKAGKTMMLQNVAQSITYNYPECYLIVLLIDERPEEVTEFARSVLSAETVSSTFDEPASRHVQVAEMVIEKAKRLVEHKKDVVILLDSVTRLARAYNTVVPSSGKVLTGGVDANALHRPKRFFGAARNVEEGGSLTILATALVETGSRMDEVIYEEFKGTGNMELHMDRKIAEKRIYPAIHLNRSGTRREELLMTPEELQKTWILRKLLNNMDEVAAIEFLLDKLKDTKTNTEFFEAMKRT; from the coding sequence ATGAATCTCACCGAGCTCAAGAGAAAGCCAGCCACCGAACTCCTGGAGATCGCCCAGTCCATGGGCATTGAGGGCACTGCCCGCTCCCGGAAGCAGGACATCATCTTTGCCATCCTCAAGGCCCACGCCAAGAACGGCGACTCCATCTACGGCGACGGCGTCCTCGAGATCCTCCAGGACGGCTTCGGCTTCCTGCGCTCCGCCGATGCCTCGTACATGGCCGGGCCCGACGATATCTACGTCTCGCCCAGCCAGATCCGGCGCTTTGCGCTGCGTACCGGGGACACCATCACCGGCAAGATCCGCCCGCCCAAGGATGGCGAGCGCTACTTCGCGCTGCTCAAGGTTGACCAGATCAACTTCGAGCCGCCGGAGGCGGCCAAGAACAAGGTCCTCTTCGAGAACCTGACGCCGCTCTTTACCCGCGACCGCATGCGCATGGAGCGGGGCAACGGCTCCACCGAGGACCTCACCGCCCGCGTCATCGATCTGGTCGCCCCCATCGGCAAGGGCCAGCGTGGCCTGATCGTCTCGCCGCCGAAGGCCGGCAAGACGATGATGCTCCAGAACGTCGCCCAGAGCATCACCTACAACTACCCCGAGTGCTACCTCATCGTCCTGCTCATCGACGAGCGGCCCGAGGAGGTCACCGAGTTCGCCCGCTCGGTGCTCAGCGCCGAGACCGTCTCCTCCACCTTCGACGAGCCGGCCTCGCGCCACGTCCAGGTCGCCGAGATGGTCATCGAGAAGGCCAAGCGCCTGGTCGAGCATAAGAAGGACGTGGTCATCCTGCTCGACTCCGTCACCCGCCTGGCGCGCGCCTATAATACGGTAGTGCCGTCCTCCGGCAAGGTGCTAACCGGCGGTGTCGACGCCAACGCCCTGCACCGGCCCAAGCGCTTCTTCGGCGCGGCGCGCAATGTCGAGGAGGGCGGCAGCCTGACCATCCTCGCCACCGCGCTGGTGGAGACCGGCTCGCGCATGGACGAGGTGATCTACGAGGAGTTCAAGGGCACCGGCAACATGGAGCTGCACATGGACCGGAAGATCGCCGAGAAGCGCATCTACCCGGCCATCCACCTCAACCGCTCCGGGACCCGCCGCGAGGAACTGCTGATGACGCCGGAGGAGCTGCAGAAGACCTGGATCCTGCGCAAGCTCTTGAACAACATGGACGAAGTCGCCGCCATCGAGTTCCTCCTCGACAAGCTCAAGGACACCAAGACCAACACCGAGTTCTTCGAGGCCATGAAGCGCACATGA
- the trxA gene encoding thioredoxin TrxA gives MSDAIVHATDQNFEQEVLQASVPVLVDYWAEWCGPCKMIGPILEEIAADYGDRLKVVKLNIDENPETPPKYGIRGIPTLMLFKGGNVEATKVGALSKSQLTAFIDSNL, from the coding sequence GTGAGCGACGCAATCGTGCACGCCACCGACCAGAATTTCGAGCAGGAAGTGCTTCAAGCCAGCGTGCCGGTGCTGGTGGATTACTGGGCCGAGTGGTGTGGCCCGTGCAAGATGATCGGCCCCATTCTCGAAGAGATCGCTGCCGATTACGGCGACCGCCTCAAGGTGGTCAAGCTGAACATCGACGAGAACCCGGAAACGCCGCCGAAGTACGGCATCCGCGGGATCCCCACGCTGATGCTGTTCAAGGGCGGGAACGTCGAGGCCACCAAGGTCGGCGCGCTGTCCAAGTCCCAGCTGACCGCGTTCATCGACAGCAACCTGTAG